Proteins encoded by one window of Winogradskyella sp. PG-2:
- a CDS encoding alpha/beta hydrolase produces the protein MLKRVFKNIMLLCSLFFLNCENKRKHNTVVEKSTHTYRSLNSETLELDYYKPKENKDNLPLLIYVHGGGFANGQRDEKVIVSLAHKLAENGYAKIAVSYRLTRANKDFNCNTSANDKIKTFNEASEDISHALNYVLENTATFKINKDKIVIAGESAGAEAILNLMYTYRDTIIPKEFKFAGLISRAGALTSLDNITSQSAIPTQLFHGENDQLVPYNYGSHHNCNKNEDGYLELYGSKAIVNHLKQLDKPYYLVTFNNGNHGMHGFSDKSYSMEIINFLKSLDQKVNQEQIELRY, from the coding sequence ATGCTTAAAAGAGTTTTTAAAAATATTATGCTATTATGCAGTCTTTTCTTTCTCAATTGTGAAAACAAACGAAAGCATAATACTGTTGTAGAAAAATCTACGCATACCTACAGAAGTTTAAATTCAGAAACGCTAGAGTTAGATTATTATAAGCCAAAAGAAAACAAGGATAACTTACCACTTCTTATTTATGTACATGGTGGTGGTTTTGCTAATGGACAAAGAGATGAGAAGGTCATCGTTAGTCTTGCGCATAAGCTTGCCGAAAATGGTTATGCTAAAATTGCGGTATCTTACAGATTAACACGTGCCAACAAAGACTTTAACTGTAATACCAGTGCAAATGATAAAATAAAAACATTTAATGAGGCCTCAGAAGATATAAGCCATGCTTTAAATTATGTGTTAGAAAACACTGCTACATTTAAAATTAACAAAGACAAAATCGTTATTGCCGGAGAAAGCGCTGGTGCTGAAGCTATTTTAAATTTAATGTATACTTATAGGGATACTATAATTCCTAAGGAGTTTAAATTTGCTGGTCTAATTAGCAGAGCTGGTGCCTTAACCTCTTTGGACAATATCACAAGTCAGTCCGCAATTCCTACTCAGTTATTTCATGGTGAAAACGATCAATTAGTGCCTTATAATTATGGATCTCATCATAATTGCAACAAAAATGAAGATGGCTATTTAGAATTATATGGCTCTAAAGCTATTGTAAATCATTTAAAACAATTAGATAAACCTTATTACTTAGTTACGTTTAACAATGGAAATCATGGCATGCATGGTTTTTCAGATAAAAGCTATAGTATGGAAATTATAAACTTTTTAAAGTCATTAGATCAAAAAGTAAACCAAGAGCAAATAGAACTCAGGTACTAA
- a CDS encoding alanine/glycine:cation symporter family protein → MGFLNQLLKDFSALAWGLPLLILLIGGGLYLLIRSQFLPFRYLGHAVSVLRGKYDDPNDPGQISHFQALTTALSATVGMGNIAGVAVAISIGGPGAVFWMWMSAVIGMSTKFFTSTLAILYRGKDSAGDLQGGPMYFITEGLGKSWNPLAIFFSFCGLLGALPVFNVNQLTQALNDILLIPNGVEVGLVTNLYIGFILVSITALVILGGIKRIGSVASRLVPSMVVLYFILVIIILVAHSDVLLYYLKLIFTDAFAANYYPEGDTFLGGVVGALILHGIKRGAFSNEAGIGTAPMAHGAAKTDEPIREGLVAMLGPAIDTLIVCTLTALAILVTGVWESTDNNGVSLTASAFSNVMPTYGKYALLICITVFSMSSLFSYSYYGTKCMSFLFGADKKHYYNYFYILSILLGATTSLSMMINLIDGVFALMAIPTMIATIILAPKVISELKAYLTRLKQTINESNR, encoded by the coding sequence ATGGGGTTTCTTAACCAACTACTAAAAGATTTTTCTGCCTTAGCTTGGGGATTACCTTTACTCATCCTACTCATTGGTGGTGGATTATACCTATTGATTCGTTCTCAATTTTTACCGTTTCGGTATTTAGGACATGCGGTTAGTGTACTTAGAGGAAAATATGATGATCCAAATGATCCTGGTCAGATTTCACATTTCCAAGCCTTAACAACGGCATTATCTGCAACCGTAGGTATGGGAAATATTGCAGGTGTTGCTGTTGCGATATCGATTGGTGGTCCTGGTGCTGTATTTTGGATGTGGATGAGTGCAGTTATCGGTATGTCTACCAAATTTTTTACATCAACTTTGGCCATATTATATCGTGGAAAGGATAGTGCTGGTGATCTACAAGGTGGACCAATGTATTTTATAACCGAAGGTTTAGGTAAATCTTGGAATCCTTTAGCTATATTTTTTAGTTTTTGTGGTTTGCTAGGTGCTTTACCAGTGTTTAATGTCAATCAATTAACCCAAGCTTTAAATGATATATTACTCATACCTAATGGAGTAGAAGTTGGGTTAGTAACAAACCTATACATAGGATTCATTTTAGTAAGCATCACAGCTTTAGTAATTTTAGGTGGTATAAAACGTATTGGTAGTGTCGCTTCGCGGTTAGTACCAAGTATGGTTGTGTTATACTTTATTCTGGTCATTATTATATTAGTAGCTCACAGTGATGTGTTACTCTATTATTTAAAACTCATTTTTACAGACGCGTTTGCGGCTAATTATTATCCTGAGGGGGATACTTTTTTAGGCGGTGTAGTTGGTGCTTTAATTTTGCATGGTATTAAGCGAGGTGCGTTTTCTAATGAGGCTGGTATTGGTACAGCGCCAATGGCACATGGAGCTGCTAAAACAGATGAGCCTATTAGAGAAGGTTTAGTGGCTATGCTCGGACCAGCAATAGATACATTAATTGTCTGTACACTAACAGCTTTGGCGATTTTGGTTACTGGTGTTTGGGAAAGTACAGATAATAATGGTGTAAGTCTTACAGCTTCTGCATTTTCTAACGTAATGCCAACTTATGGAAAATATGCATTATTAATTTGTATTACTGTGTTTAGTATGAGCTCATTGTTTTCATACTCTTATTATGGAACAAAATGTATGTCCTTCCTTTTTGGTGCGGACAAAAAACATTACTACAATTACTTTTATATTTTAAGTATTCTTTTGGGAGCTACCACGAGTCTAAGTATGATGATTAACCTCATAGACGGAGTTTTTGCTTTAATGGCAATTCCTACTATGATTGCAACGATAATTTTAGCACCAAAGGTAATTTCAGAATTAAAAGCCTATTTGACGAGATTAAAACAGACTATTAATGAAAGTAACCGATAA
- a CDS encoding DUF3857 domain-containing protein has product MNIKRLTLLFVAFSIVSFGQSEEELEAKDFFWGNSDKYKNITEIPEKWANESAVILYKNENYDFHKFGKKVTYTSSVRKRIKLLDKAAVEEFSEFAFTKRFRSSKGRYTWKEKGNNYVGVKIVKPDGKEIEIDVEKESVEVDGETKVAISNLEIGDIIDYYFYRLEPFKATYAFGFDPVETNLGEEYPTVDFKLFFETENDFFINFNSFNGAPKLEQIPTEKKNMRRYELVASDIEKNEYMRWFYPLLELPSYKFQVYFARSGKFEDRALAFLPEKEKIIKTSVSQDEVLDLYDNRFKPDGNIGDVRKFFKKKNFSSDTEKVTEAFYFMRHYYLTRFVEAIFIKDADIMYNPFVFYGYPVFIDNQKQFVRHFTEFLKREKIKYEIVVAKKRFDGSIDDLLIERNVNVLIKVNTPTPLYAQLFSVHTNINEFSPLIEDTDVFLLSPTRNKIDVIERGKLPVSTHLDNETKKEMTLNMTEDFSGISISSVNSYKGHSKKDEQYDRLMFSDYVDEDYAKYDTKSFIELVKRKKDKARYKKELNALIEKIKGKQKERFEISAKGEYTVEEIEDYAYLINETGRYGLDDYFTFTETFTTKNSLIKKAGPNYIIEIGKLIGGQIDLEEKERNRTANVYSRNARSYNYNMTFNIPEGYTVAGLVKLNKSVDNETGAFISTAEIKDNKLIIKTSKQYKHNFEPNANWNKMIAFLDEANQFTNEKILLKKK; this is encoded by the coding sequence ATGAATATTAAAAGACTAACGCTACTTTTTGTAGCCTTTTCAATAGTATCTTTTGGGCAATCCGAAGAAGAATTAGAAGCAAAAGACTTTTTTTGGGGCAATTCGGATAAATACAAAAACATTACCGAAATCCCAGAGAAATGGGCTAATGAATCTGCTGTAATCTTATATAAAAATGAGAATTACGATTTTCACAAATTTGGTAAGAAAGTGACATATACAAGTTCTGTAAGAAAGCGAATTAAGCTTTTAGACAAAGCTGCCGTTGAAGAATTTTCAGAATTTGCTTTTACAAAACGCTTTAGATCATCTAAAGGACGCTATACATGGAAAGAAAAAGGTAATAACTATGTTGGTGTGAAAATTGTAAAACCAGATGGAAAAGAAATAGAGATCGATGTTGAGAAAGAATCTGTAGAAGTCGATGGAGAAACTAAAGTCGCTATCTCAAATCTAGAAATTGGTGATATTATAGACTATTACTTCTATAGATTAGAACCTTTTAAAGCTACTTATGCTTTTGGGTTTGATCCTGTGGAAACCAATTTAGGTGAAGAATATCCTACTGTAGATTTTAAATTATTTTTTGAAACGGAAAATGACTTTTTCATCAATTTCAATTCTTTTAATGGAGCACCAAAATTAGAGCAAATTCCAACAGAGAAAAAGAATATGAGGCGTTACGAATTAGTTGCATCTGATATTGAAAAGAATGAATATATGCGCTGGTTTTATCCACTATTAGAATTACCATCATATAAGTTTCAAGTGTATTTTGCTAGATCAGGAAAATTTGAAGATAGAGCTTTAGCATTTCTTCCTGAAAAAGAAAAAATTATAAAAACCTCAGTTTCCCAAGATGAAGTATTAGATCTATATGATAATAGATTTAAACCAGATGGAAATATAGGTGATGTTAGAAAGTTCTTTAAAAAGAAAAATTTCAGTAGTGATACCGAAAAAGTTACTGAAGCATTTTACTTTATGCGTCATTATTACTTAACGCGCTTCGTTGAGGCCATCTTTATAAAAGATGCAGATATAATGTACAATCCATTCGTTTTTTATGGATATCCAGTATTTATTGATAACCAAAAACAATTTGTACGTCATTTTACAGAGTTTTTAAAACGAGAAAAAATAAAATATGAGATTGTTGTTGCAAAAAAACGTTTCGATGGCTCTATTGATGATTTACTAATAGAACGAAATGTCAATGTTCTTATCAAAGTGAATACACCTACTCCATTATATGCGCAATTATTTAGTGTACATACAAACATTAATGAGTTTTCACCACTAATTGAAGACACCGATGTATTTCTATTATCACCTACACGTAACAAAATTGATGTTATAGAAAGAGGAAAACTTCCTGTTTCAACTCACCTGGATAACGAAACAAAAAAGGAAATGACTCTAAATATGACTGAGGATTTCTCTGGCATATCAATAAGCTCTGTAAATAGCTATAAAGGACATTCTAAAAAAGATGAACAATACGATAGACTCATGTTTTCAGATTATGTTGATGAAGACTATGCGAAGTACGACACTAAATCTTTTATCGAATTAGTAAAACGTAAAAAGGATAAAGCCAGATATAAAAAAGAGTTAAATGCTTTAATTGAAAAAATAAAAGGAAAGCAAAAAGAACGATTTGAAATTAGTGCGAAAGGAGAATATACTGTTGAAGAGATTGAAGATTATGCTTATCTCATTAATGAAACTGGACGTTATGGTTTAGATGATTACTTCACCTTCACTGAGACATTTACCACTAAAAATTCTTTGATAAAAAAAGCAGGTCCAAACTATATCATTGAAATTGGAAAACTTATAGGAGGACAAATAGACCTTGAAGAAAAAGAACGTAATCGTACCGCAAATGTCTATTCTCGTAATGCGAGAAGCTATAATTACAACATGACTTTTAATATTCCTGAAGGTTATACTGTTGCTGGTTTAGTTAAACTCAACAAGTCTGTAGATAACGAAACTGGAGCTTTTATTAGCACAGCGGAAATTAAAGACAATAAATTGATTATAAAGACATCGAAGCAATACAAGCATAATTTTGAACCAAATGCTAACTGGAACAAAATGATAGCCTTTTTAGATGAAGCAAATCAGTTTACGAATGAAAAGATATTATTGAAGAAGAAGTAA
- a CDS encoding transglutaminase-like domain-containing protein has translation MIRNLLSTILLFTFISYSYGQRKIEPDATDIAKAKKLKEKFDHKDDEIALEESIDFVTFEFNKDSEKVIVHHQLKEKMINMISRADIQKYCFYDGESEIEEFKILYKNDRSARFFVKDEAYKSDDLFHNDARVKFTNVDFPLQGYRYGTEILKNYNDIKYFTKLYFNDYYPTVKKVIKVEIPDWLNIELKELNFEGYDIVKTVKPNVKNKSKIHTYTVKDVPAMRNASNAPGPTYVYPHLLVLAKSYTIKGETKPIFDSTQDLYNWYKSLVNSLENDNSPIKAKVVELTKDAKSDEEKIKNIYYWVQDNIRYIAFEDGIAGFKPDEAANVFNKRYGDCKGMANLTKQMLIEAGFDARLTWIGTKRIAYDYSTPNLSVDNHMICSLFKDDKIIFLDGTEKFNAFGEYANRIQGKQVMIEDEDTFILKEVPESAVEFNKESFNYNLKLEDELLTGSVEKVFNGESRSGLLYYFDQLKTDKKEEFLEAYLSRGDSNRKVANITTSDLSNRDGNVTLSYDITVKNAVSTFDDSIYIDLDRDEELGSYEFKERDVDYIFSSKKYLESTTTLEIPSGYKVSQLPKDIQISSKNYDMSVSFKTETNKLIYKKLFKIKNAKIETNDFEEWNTFISQLNNTYQEQIIITKN, from the coding sequence ATGATTAGAAACTTACTATCCACTATCCTTCTTTTTACTTTTATCTCGTATTCGTATGGTCAACGAAAGATTGAACCTGATGCTACAGATATTGCAAAAGCAAAAAAACTTAAAGAGAAATTTGACCATAAAGATGATGAAATTGCTCTTGAAGAAAGCATAGATTTTGTAACTTTTGAGTTTAACAAAGACTCAGAAAAAGTAATTGTTCATCATCAATTAAAAGAGAAAATGATAAATATGATATCTCGAGCAGATATTCAGAAATATTGTTTTTATGATGGTGAATCTGAAATTGAAGAATTTAAAATTCTATATAAAAATGATAGAAGCGCTCGTTTCTTTGTAAAAGATGAAGCCTATAAAAGTGATGACTTATTTCATAACGATGCCAGAGTAAAATTTACCAATGTCGATTTTCCATTACAAGGTTATCGCTATGGCACTGAGATTCTGAAGAACTATAACGACATAAAATATTTTACAAAGCTTTATTTTAATGATTACTATCCAACAGTTAAAAAAGTAATTAAAGTTGAAATTCCGGATTGGTTAAATATTGAATTAAAAGAACTTAATTTTGAAGGTTACGACATCGTTAAAACCGTAAAACCAAATGTTAAGAACAAATCTAAAATTCATACTTATACAGTAAAAGATGTCCCAGCTATGCGCAATGCGTCTAATGCGCCTGGTCCAACTTATGTGTATCCACATCTCCTTGTATTAGCAAAATCTTATACTATTAAAGGCGAAACAAAGCCAATTTTTGATTCGACTCAAGATCTTTATAATTGGTATAAATCTCTCGTTAATAGCTTAGAGAACGACAATTCTCCAATAAAAGCTAAAGTTGTAGAATTAACCAAGGATGCTAAAAGTGATGAAGAAAAAATAAAGAACATCTATTATTGGGTACAAGATAATATTAGATATATAGCTTTTGAAGATGGTATTGCAGGTTTTAAACCAGATGAAGCTGCTAATGTTTTTAATAAAAGATATGGTGATTGTAAAGGTATGGCTAACCTTACCAAGCAAATGCTTATTGAAGCTGGTTTTGACGCAAGATTAACATGGATTGGAACTAAACGTATTGCTTATGATTACTCTACACCAAATTTATCGGTTGACAATCATATGATTTGTTCTTTATTTAAAGACGATAAAATCATTTTCTTAGATGGTACAGAAAAATTCAATGCCTTTGGAGAATATGCAAATCGTATACAAGGCAAACAAGTAATGATTGAAGATGAAGATACTTTTATCTTAAAAGAAGTACCAGAAAGTGCAGTAGAGTTTAACAAAGAATCTTTTAATTACAATCTAAAATTAGAGGATGAACTATTAACTGGTTCTGTTGAAAAGGTTTTTAATGGAGAAAGCCGATCGGGTTTATTATACTATTTCGATCAATTAAAAACCGATAAGAAAGAAGAATTTTTAGAAGCTTATTTAAGTCGAGGAGATAGCAATAGAAAAGTAGCAAATATTACAACTTCAGATTTGTCTAATAGAGATGGTAATGTTACACTTTCTTATGATATTACTGTAAAGAATGCAGTCTCGACATTCGATGATTCAATATATATAGATCTAGACCGCGATGAAGAATTAGGTAGTTATGAATTTAAAGAACGTGATGTAGATTATATTTTTAGTTCTAAAAAGTATTTAGAATCTACAACCACGTTAGAAATTCCATCTGGCTATAAGGTTTCACAACTACCAAAAGACATTCAGATTTCAAGTAAAAACTATGATATGTCTGTAAGTTTTAAAACAGAGACCAATAAACTTATTTACAAGAAACTGTTTAAGATTAAAAATGCCAAAATTGAAACTAACGATTTTGAAGAATGGAATACCTTTATCAGTCAATTAAATAATACCTATCAAGAACAAATCATCATTACCAAAAACTAA
- a CDS encoding heparan-alpha-glucosaminide N-acetyltransferase domain-containing protein has protein sequence MSTNRLYFIDAVRAFAILMMLQGHFIDSLLDVSFRDQSNTIFKTWEYFRGITAPTFFTISGLIFSYLMIRAKHNGTLEKRMRKGLIRGLMLIGIGYLLRAPIFEWLVGRFNSYFLVIDVLQCIGLSLITIVVIYKLVLRKTLLFSIVMLLAGTCIFLTEPLYRFLELEGIPLFFSNYMTKSNGSVFTIFPWFGYMAFGSFFATIFYRYLQGKHFKTSIVSAFFIIGLSLIYKSSWLLIKLYNIFDVELLKASANYNYLFTRLGDVLIIFSLFYLAEKFIKQPLILKIGQKTLSIYVIHFIIIYGSFTGIGLQKLIGKTLLPWQAIFGALLFLTIVCFISFHYAKTNAFIYLHLRKFYDKIKKRV, from the coding sequence TTGAGTACAAATCGTCTTTATTTTATTGATGCAGTAAGGGCATTTGCCATTTTAATGATGTTGCAAGGGCATTTTATAGATTCTTTACTCGATGTCTCTTTTAGAGACCAAAGCAATACCATTTTTAAAACTTGGGAATATTTTAGAGGTATTACCGCACCTACTTTTTTTACAATATCTGGTTTAATATTCTCTTATTTAATGATTAGAGCTAAACATAATGGAACTTTAGAGAAACGCATGCGTAAAGGGTTAATACGTGGTCTTATGCTAATAGGTATTGGTTATCTTTTACGTGCACCTATTTTTGAGTGGCTAGTAGGACGATTTAATAGTTATTTCTTAGTTATAGATGTCTTACAATGTATTGGTTTGTCTTTAATAACCATTGTTGTTATTTATAAATTGGTTTTGAGGAAAACACTACTATTCTCTATAGTAATGCTATTGGCAGGCACCTGTATTTTTCTAACTGAACCTTTGTATCGGTTTTTAGAACTAGAAGGAATCCCATTGTTTTTTTCTAATTATATGACTAAAAGTAATGGATCTGTATTTACCATTTTTCCTTGGTTTGGCTATATGGCTTTTGGTAGCTTTTTTGCAACTATTTTTTATCGGTATTTACAGGGTAAGCATTTTAAAACTTCTATAGTTTCAGCTTTTTTTATTATTGGTTTATCCTTAATTTATAAGTCGTCTTGGTTACTCATAAAACTCTATAATATATTTGATGTTGAACTATTAAAAGCGTCTGCTAATTATAATTATTTATTTACAAGACTTGGAGATGTTCTTATTATATTTTCACTGTTTTATCTTGCAGAAAAATTTATAAAACAACCTTTAATTTTAAAGATTGGGCAAAAGACGCTTTCTATTTATGTGATTCATTTTATTATCATCTATGGAAGTTTCACAGGTATTGGCTTACAAAAACTCATTGGTAAAACATTATTGCCATGGCAAGCTATATTTGGGGCACTACTATTTTTAACTATTGTTTGCTTTATATCATTTCACTATGCTAAAACCAATGCTTTCATTTATCTTCATTTAAGGAAATTCTACGATAAAATTAAAAAGAGAGTGTAA
- a CDS encoding sodium:solute symporter family protein: MDVQTWTYILVGITFTLYIGIAIWSRAGSTKEFYVAGGGVSPLANGMATAADWMSAASFISMAGIISFAGYDGAVYLMGWTGGYVLLALLLAPYLRKFGKFTVPDFIGDRYYSKTARIVAVFCALLVSFTYVAGQMRGVGIVFSRFLEVDIDTGVFIGMLIVLFYAVLGGMKGITYTQVAQYCVLIFAFMVPAIFISIQMTGNPIPQLGFGAELSDGSGTYLLDKLDGLSTQLGFAEYTEGSKSTIDIFAITLALMVGTAGLPHVIVRFFTVKRVKDARKSAGIALLLIVILYTSAPAVAAFARTNMIETVSNQSYAEVPEWFKKWETTGLIAFDDKNNDGLITYVADASKNELIIDRDIMVLANPEIAKLPNWVIALVAAGGLAAALSTAAGLLLVISSSVSHDLIKKIIKPSISEKGELVAARLSAVGAVCVAGYFGINPPGFVAAVVALAFGLAAASFFPAIILGIFYKRMNKEGAIAGMMVGIVSMLLYMMKYKLGWFDEVLPNKSEWWFGISPEGFGTIAMILNFIVSITIMKFTKAPPQEVQDIVEHIRIPSGAVKAVEH; encoded by the coding sequence ATGGATGTACAAACTTGGACTTATATTTTAGTTGGCATTACTTTCACACTGTACATTGGTATTGCTATATGGTCTAGAGCTGGCTCTACAAAAGAATTTTACGTTGCAGGAGGCGGAGTCTCGCCTTTAGCTAATGGTATGGCAACAGCGGCAGATTGGATGAGTGCGGCTTCTTTTATTTCTATGGCTGGTATTATTTCATTTGCTGGCTATGATGGTGCTGTATATTTAATGGGTTGGACAGGTGGTTATGTATTATTGGCTTTATTACTAGCTCCTTATTTGCGTAAGTTCGGCAAGTTTACAGTTCCAGATTTTATAGGTGATCGTTACTATTCAAAAACAGCTCGTATTGTGGCTGTATTTTGTGCACTTTTAGTATCATTTACTTACGTTGCAGGTCAAATGCGTGGAGTAGGTATTGTGTTTTCAAGATTTCTTGAAGTAGATATCGATACAGGAGTATTTATAGGAATGCTCATTGTTCTATTTTACGCTGTTCTTGGTGGTATGAAAGGCATCACCTATACGCAAGTTGCACAATACTGTGTTTTGATATTTGCTTTTATGGTTCCAGCAATTTTTATTTCAATTCAGATGACTGGGAATCCAATACCTCAATTAGGATTTGGTGCTGAGTTAAGTGATGGTTCGGGAACATACTTATTAGATAAATTAGATGGTTTAAGTACACAATTGGGTTTTGCTGAATATACCGAAGGCTCAAAGTCAACTATAGATATTTTTGCTATTACATTAGCTTTAATGGTTGGTACTGCAGGATTACCACATGTAATTGTAAGATTCTTTACAGTTAAGCGTGTAAAAGATGCTCGAAAATCTGCTGGAATCGCCTTATTACTAATAGTTATTTTATATACATCTGCACCAGCAGTTGCAGCTTTTGCTAGGACTAATATGATTGAAACGGTTTCTAATCAATCTTATGCAGAAGTTCCGGAATGGTTTAAGAAATGGGAAACAACCGGATTGATAGCATTTGATGATAAAAATAATGATGGTCTAATTACATATGTGGCAGATGCGTCTAAAAATGAATTAATAATAGACAGAGACATAATGGTATTAGCAAATCCTGAAATTGCTAAACTACCTAATTGGGTGATTGCATTAGTCGCAGCAGGTGGATTAGCTGCAGCATTATCTACTGCGGCAGGATTGTTATTAGTGATTTCTTCATCTGTATCTCACGATTTAATTAAGAAAATAATAAAGCCTTCAATATCTGAAAAAGGTGAATTAGTTGCAGCAAGATTATCTGCAGTTGGTGCGGTTTGTGTTGCTGGTTATTTTGGTATTAATCCACCAGGTTTTGTTGCAGCTGTAGTTGCCTTAGCTTTTGGTTTAGCAGCAGCCTCATTTTTCCCAGCTATTATTTTAGGTATTTTTTATAAACGAATGAATAAAGAAGGCGCGATTGCAGGAATGATGGTTGGTATTGTGAGTATGCTCCTTTATATGATGAAGTATAAACTCGGTTGGTTTGATGAGGTATTACCTAATAAAAGCGAATGGTGGTTTGGTATTTCGCCAGAAGGCTTTGGTACAATTGCTATGATTCTCAATTTTATAGTTTCAATTACGATAATGAAATTCACAAAAGCACCACCTCAAGAGGTTCAGGATATTGTAGAGCATATTCGTATTCCTAGTGGAGCTGTTAAAGCTGTAGAGCATTAG
- a CDS encoding nuclear transport factor 2 family protein: MEELIHKFYNAFENLDADTMCACYHDDIHFEDPAFGVLKGEKAKAMWQMLCASQKGKNFKVISSNINTNDTNGSPHWEAFYMFSKTGRKVHNKIDAKFEFKDGLIIKHIDRFNLHKWSSQAMGIKGFLFGGMGFFKKKLQKQTNYLLSKFIEEKKPSS, translated from the coding sequence ATGGAAGAACTAATTCATAAATTTTATAATGCCTTTGAAAATCTCGATGCAGATACCATGTGTGCTTGCTATCATGATGATATTCATTTTGAAGATCCTGCTTTTGGCGTTTTAAAAGGTGAGAAGGCTAAAGCTATGTGGCAAATGCTTTGCGCGTCGCAGAAAGGAAAAAATTTCAAAGTAATTAGCTCTAACATAAATACAAATGACACTAATGGTTCTCCACATTGGGAAGCTTTTTATATGTTCAGCAAAACGGGTAGAAAAGTGCATAATAAAATTGATGCAAAGTTTGAATTTAAAGACGGTCTTATAATAAAACATATCGATCGTTTTAATCTGCATAAATGGTCTAGTCAGGCAATGGGAATAAAAGGGTTTTTATTTGGTGGTATGGGTTTCTTTAAGAAGAAATTACAGAAACAAACAAATTACCTTCTTAGTAAATTTATAGAAGAAAAAAAGCCATCTTCTTAA
- a CDS encoding DUF4212 domain-containing protein → MKVTDNAKAYWRDNIIYVLILLVIWFAVSYGAGILFKDELNAIKIRGFKLGFWFAQQGSMYVFVILIFVYVRLMNKLDKKYGYDE, encoded by the coding sequence ATGAAAGTAACCGATAATGCAAAAGCCTATTGGCGTGACAATATAATATATGTATTAATCTTACTTGTCATATGGTTTGCCGTGTCTTATGGTGCAGGCATTTTGTTTAAAGACGAGTTAAATGCCATAAAGATTAGAGGCTTTAAACTTGGATTTTGGTTTGCACAGCAAGGCTCGATGTATGTCTTTGTAATACTCATATTTGTATATGTGAGATTAATGAATAAACTCGATAAAAAATACGGCTATGATGAATAG